The following nucleotide sequence is from Candidatus Methylomirabilota bacterium.
GTTCCATCCCATGTGGGGGACCTTCCGGCCGGGGGGGAACCGCCGCACGACGCCGGGGATGACGTCGAGCCCCCGTCCCTGGCCGAACTCCTCGCTCGTCGAGAAGAGCAGCTGGTAGCCCAGGCAGATGCCCAGGAACGGTCGCCGCCCGTCAAGCGCCCGCCGCAGCGCCGCCATGAGGCCGAGCCGCTCGAGGTTGGCCATGGCGTCGTGGAAGGCTCCATCACCCGGCAGCACCACCGCCTCCGCCTCGTCGACGAAGCCTGGATCCTGCGTGATCAGGGCCGGGATGCCGACCCGCTCGAACGCCTTCTCGACGGACCCGAGGTTACCGCGCCCGTAGTCGATGACGGCGATCACAGGCTCCCCTTGGTCGAGGGAACGACGCCGGCGATCCGCGGGTTGAGCCGGGTCGCCTCCGCCAGGGCCCGCCCGACCGCCTTGAAGACCGCCTCGGTGATGTGATGCAGATTGTGGCCGTACTGCATCGTGACGTGCAGCGTGATCTCCGCGTTGAAGGCGAACGCGCGAAAGAACTCCGGGAGCATGTCCAGGTCGAAGTTCGACACCCGGGTGCGCGCCACCGGCACGTTGAAGACGAGGTAGGGGCGGCCGGAGACGTCGACGGACGCCGAAATCAGCGCCTCGTCCATGGGAACGAACGCGGTACCGTAGCGGGCGATCCCCTTCTTGTCGCCGAGCGCCTCGCGCAGCGCCTGGCCCAGGACGATCCCGACATCCTCCACGGTGTGGTGGATGTCCACCTCGACGTCGCCGCTGGCCTCGACCCCGAGGTCCATGAGCCCGTGCTTCGACCACGCCTCCAGCATGTGGCTGAAGAACGGGATCGGTGTCCTGACCTTGGACGCGCCGGTCCCGTCCAGGTTCAGGTGCAGCGTGACCTCGGTCTCCTTGGTCTTCCGCTCGACGCGCGCCTGCCGGACCAGCGGCTCGGGGCTCATGCGGTGTCTCCCTTTGCGCGGACCTCCGCCGCGGCCCGGTGGCCGCCGAGGCCCTCGATATCGGTCAGCGTCCTCAGATGCGGCAGGGCCGCCGCCAGGCCCGCGCGCGAGTATTCGATGATGCTCGACCGCTTGACGAAGTCCTCGGCGCCGAGCGGCGAGGAGAAGCGCGCGGTGCCGCCCGTGGGCAGCACGTGGCTCGGCCCCGCCACGTAATCGCCCACGACTTCGGGCGTCTGGCCGCCGACGAACACCGCGCCCGCGTGCCGCACGCGCGGCAGCAGCGCCTGGGGCACCCGCACCAGCAGCTCGAGGTGCTCGGGCGCCAGCCGATTGGCCAGCTCGACGGCCTGGTCGAGCGAGGCCACGACGATCAGCGCCCCGTTCGCCGCCAGGGCCTCGGCGGCGATCGCCCGCCGCGGCAGCCGCGCCAGCTGGCGCTCGAGCGCGACGCCGATGCCCGGCAGCAGATCGGGCGTATCGGTGATGAGCACGGCGCGGGCCATCGGGTCGTGCTCGGCCTGGGCCAGCAGGTCGGCGGCGACTTCCTCCGGATCGGCGCCGGCGTCGGCCACGACCACGACCTCGCTCGGTCCGGCCACCATGTCGATGCCCACCTCGCCGAAGACGCGGCTCTTGGCCAGGGCCACGTAGATGTTGCCCGGGCCCACGATCTTGTCGACGCGACGAATGGTCGCGGTGCCGTAGGCGAGCGCCGCGATCGCCTGGGCGCCGCCGATCCGATAGCCCTCGGTGACGCCGGCGATCCGCGCGGCCGCCAGCACCGTCTCGTTCACGCGCCCTTCCGGCCCCGGCGGCGTCGCCAGCACGATCTCCGGCACGCCCGCCACCCGCGCGGGAACGGCCGTCATCAGCACCGTGGACGGATAGGCCGCGCGCCCGCCGGGCACGTAGATGCCCACGCGCTCGATGGGGCGCACCTCCTGGCCGAGGACGGAGCCGTGCTCGTCGGTGACGCGCCAGGACTTGGGCAGCGCCGCCGCGTGGTAGCGCTCGATCCGCTCGGCGGCGTACACCAGCGCCGCCCGAGCCGCCGGCGACACCGCCCGTTCGGCGGCCTCGAACTCCCCGCGGGGGATCGCCAGCGCCGCTGCGGCGGGGGCGGAGAAGCCGTCGAAGCGCGCCGTCAGCTCCAGCAGTGCGGCATCCCCCCGCGCTCGCACCGCGTCCACGATGCCCTCGACGGCGCGCTGGATCTCGGGGGCCACGCGGGCGGGAGGGCGCGCCAAGGCGCCGGCCACGCGCTCGACGCCGAGGCTCCGCGCGTCCAGGGTCCGGATCATCGGCCCACCTTCGTCGTGCGGGCGCGCATCTCCTCGATCAGCCTCGTGACCGCCGCGTGCTCCGTCTTCATCGAGGCGCGGTTGACGATGACCCGCGCCGTCGAGCGGGCGATCTCCGCGACCTCGACCAGTCCGTTGACCCGCAGCGTCTCCCCCGACTGCACGAGGTCGACGATGCGCTCGGCGAGCCCGACCAGCGGCGCCAGCTCGATGGAGCCGTCGAGGCGCACGATCTCGACCTGGATGCCGCGCTCGGAGAAGTAGCGCTCGGCCATCCGGGGATACTTGGTGGCCACCCGCACCCACGACCACTTGGCGGGATCGTCGCGTTCCCAGAGCTCCCGCGGCTCGGCGACCACCAGCCGGCAGAAGCCGAACCCCAGGTCGAGCGGCTCGTACACGTCCGGCTCCTGCTCGAGCAGGATGTCCCGGCCGACGATCCCGAGGTCCGCCGCGCCGTAGGTCACGTAGGCCGGGATGTCCGCCGGCTTGAGGAACAGCAGCCGCAGTCCCCGACGCGCGTCGTTGAAGATGAGCCGGCGGGATTCCGCGTCCACCCCGTCCACCCCGAGTTCCCGCAGCAGCTCGAGGGCGCCGTCCAGCAGCCGGCCCTTGGGCAGCGCGAGCGTCAGTCGCTCCTTCATGCGCGCCGCTCGATCCGCGCGCCCAGCCCCGCCAGCTTGGCCTCCAGCCGCTCGTAGCCCCGGTCGAGGTGGTACACGCGCGAGATCTCGGTGCGTCCGCGCGCGGCGAGCCCGGCCAGCACGAGCGCCGCGGAGGCGCGGAGGTCCGAGGCCATGACCAGCGCGCCCTGGTAGAACGGCACTCCGCGGATGATGGCGGTCGAGCCCTCGGTCTCGATTGAGGCGCCCATCCGGACGAGCTCGGCCGCGTGCATGAACCGGTTCTCGAAGATCGTCTCGGTCACGCGCGACTGGCCGTCGGCCAGGCCCAGCAGGGTCATGAGCTGCGCCTGCATGTCCGTGGGGAAGCCGGGAAACGGGCTCGTGGTGACGTCGGCCGGCCGCGGCCGCTCGGGCCCGCGCACGCGCACCTGGCCGGGTCCGACCTCGAGCGCCACCCCGCACTCCTCGAGCTTCGCCAGCACCGCTGAGACGTGATCGGGGACGAGACCGGTGACGGTGACGTCGCCCCCCGTGATCGCCCCGGCCACGATGACGGTGCCCGCCTCGATCCGATCGGGCACGATCGTGTGGGTGGCGCCGCCCAGGTCGGCGACACCCTCGATCTCGATCCGCACCGTCCCCGCCCCGTGGATGCGGGCGCCCATGGTGTTGAGGAGATCCCCGAGGTCGACCACCTCCGGCTCGCGGGCCGCGTTCTCGATGACCGTCGTCCCCTGGGCGAGGGCGGCGGCCATCATGAGGTTCTCGGTACCGGTGACCGTGACCAGATCCGTCGCGATGCGCGCCCCCTTGAGGCGGCTGGCCCGCGCCACCACGTAACCATTCTCGATCGTGATCTCGGCCCCCAGCCGGGTCAGTCCCTTGAGGTGCTGGTCGATCGGCCGAGGGCCGATGGCGCATCCACCCGGCAGCGCGACCCGCGCCGTGCCGTGGCGCGCGACCAGCGGCCCCAGCACCAGCACCGAGGCGCGCATCGTGGAGACCAGCTCGTAGGGCGCGACTTCGTTCGTGACCCGCTCCACCCGGGCGCCCACCCGGCCCCCGGCGCGGTCGACCGCCGCCCCCAGCGTCTCCAGCAGCCGGATCATCGTCTTCACGTCCTGCAGGTCGGGCACGTTCGTCAAGACCAGCGGCTCGGCGGTGAGCAGAGCAGCGGTGAGCGCGGGCAGGGCGGCATTCTTCGCGGCGCTCACCGCGACCGACCCCCTGAGGGGCACACCGCCCTCGATCACGAGCCTGGCGGGCATCAGGCGGTCTCCGAATTCGTC
It contains:
- the hisH gene encoding imidazole glycerol phosphate synthase subunit HisH — translated: MIAVIDYGRGNLGSVEKAFERVGIPALITQDPGFVDEAEAVVLPGDGAFHDAMANLERLGLMAALRRALDGRRPFLGICLGYQLLFSTSEEFGQGRGLDVIPGVVRRFPPGRKVPHMGWNRVEHGGRLQLFADIPDGAHFYFVHSYYPVVAESAGSVPTAWCEYGARFAAAIERGRIHATQFHPEKSQRWGLRLLENFAALVKGGG
- the hisB gene encoding imidazoleglycerol-phosphate dehydratase HisB encodes the protein MVRQARVERKTKETEVTLHLNLDGTGASKVRTPIPFFSHMLEAWSKHGLMDLGVEASGDVEVDIHHTVEDVGIVLGQALREALGDKKGIARYGTAFVPMDEALISASVDVSGRPYLVFNVPVARTRVSNFDLDMLPEFFRAFAFNAEITLHVTMQYGHNLHHITEAVFKAVGRALAEATRLNPRIAGVVPSTKGSL
- the hisD gene encoding histidinol dehydrogenase: MIRTLDARSLGVERVAGALARPPARVAPEIQRAVEGIVDAVRARGDAALLELTARFDGFSAPAAAALAIPRGEFEAAERAVSPAARAALVYAAERIERYHAAALPKSWRVTDEHGSVLGQEVRPIERVGIYVPGGRAAYPSTVLMTAVPARVAGVPEIVLATPPGPEGRVNETVLAAARIAGVTEGYRIGGAQAIAALAYGTATIRRVDKIVGPGNIYVALAKSRVFGEVGIDMVAGPSEVVVVADAGADPEEVAADLLAQAEHDPMARAVLITDTPDLLPGIGVALERQLARLPRRAIAAEALAANGALIVVASLDQAVELANRLAPEHLELLVRVPQALLPRVRHAGAVFVGGQTPEVVGDYVAGPSHVLPTGGTARFSSPLGAEDFVKRSSIIEYSRAGLAAALPHLRTLTDIEGLGGHRAAAEVRAKGDTA
- the hisG gene encoding ATP phosphoribosyltransferase, whose translation is MKERLTLALPKGRLLDGALELLRELGVDGVDAESRRLIFNDARRGLRLLFLKPADIPAYVTYGAADLGIVGRDILLEQEPDVYEPLDLGFGFCRLVVAEPRELWERDDPAKWSWVRVATKYPRMAERYFSERGIQVEIVRLDGSIELAPLVGLAERIVDLVQSGETLRVNGLVEVAEIARSTARVIVNRASMKTEHAAVTRLIEEMRARTTKVGR
- the murA gene encoding UDP-N-acetylglucosamine 1-carboxyvinyltransferase, with the protein product MPARLVIEGGVPLRGSVAVSAAKNAALPALTAALLTAEPLVLTNVPDLQDVKTMIRLLETLGAAVDRAGGRVGARVERVTNEVAPYELVSTMRASVLVLGPLVARHGTARVALPGGCAIGPRPIDQHLKGLTRLGAEITIENGYVVARASRLKGARIATDLVTVTGTENLMMAAALAQGTTVIENAAREPEVVDLGDLLNTMGARIHGAGTVRIEIEGVADLGGATHTIVPDRIEAGTVIVAGAITGGDVTVTGLVPDHVSAVLAKLEECGVALEVGPGQVRVRGPERPRPADVTTSPFPGFPTDMQAQLMTLLGLADGQSRVTETIFENRFMHAAELVRMGASIETEGSTAIIRGVPFYQGALVMASDLRASAALVLAGLAARGRTEISRVYHLDRGYERLEAKLAGLGARIERRA